The Bacteroidota bacterium nucleotide sequence AAATTCCTTAACGATTTAGATGCTTTGTACGCACACATAATCAGTCAGTTAGATTTATCAAAGCCTTGCTATGTTTTTTTAGATGAGGTGCAAAATGTTAATGAGTTTGAACGTTTAGTGGACGGTTTGTTTGTAAAACCTAATATTGATGTTTACATAACCGGCTCAAATGCTTTTTTGCTATCAGGTGAATTGGCAACGCTTTTAAGTGGTCGTTATATCGAAATTTCTATTTTACCTTTTTCATTTAAAGAATACTTAGTGGCTCGCAAAATTGATACATCAAACAGATACCTTAATTATGAAGCTCTATTCTTTGACTATATAAATGAAACATCATTGCCTAAAGGTGTTGAATTACGTGAGGGTGGGTTTGATAAGATATACGAATACTTAGAAGCCATTTATGCCACTATTATAGAAAAAGACATCACACAACGTCACCAAATAAACGATAAGCGAGCATTTGGCAACATCACAAAATTTGTAGCTTCCAACATTGGGAATCCGCTTTCGCCTGGTAATATTGCAAAAACATTAAAACAAGACGGACAACATACACATAATATGACCGTTGAAAAATATTTGGAATATTTAACAGCAAGCTTTATATTTTACAAAGTAAACCGCTTCGACTTAAAAGGTAAAAAACAATTAGCAACACAAGAAAAATACTATTTAGTTGATATCGGTTTGCTCAACATTTTGGTTGGAAAAGAACGCACTACAGACAGAGGACATATATTAGAGAATATTGTTTATCTTGAATTACTTCGCAGGGGTAACAAAATTTGGACAGGAACAACACGAAACAACGAAGTGGACTTTGTGTGCAAAACCACAACAGGCAATATTGAATATTATCAGGTTGCTTGGCAAATGACAAGTGAAAGCACAGTAGAACAAGAGTTTAGTGCATTAGAAAAAATCAACGACAATTACCCTAAGTTTTTGCTTACGACAGACTCTTTTACGCAAAACAGAAGTGGAATACAACATTTAAACGTTTTTAACTGGCTACTTGATATGAATGAAAAGTAAGAATATAAAGTAAATAATCTGGATTTTAAAAAATAAATGACAAATATTTGGTAAATGTTATCATTTAAGATAACTTTGCATCATGAGAAGAACAATAAAATTTCATGGTAATAACTTCTTAGATTTCTATTCTAAACTTGATTTAAAGGTAAAAGCAAAATTCCAATATGTTTTAGAGTTGATTAAACAGGTTGAAAGAGTTCCATTAAAGTTTTTAGCCCCAATGACAGGGTATAATGGACTTTTTGAAGTTAAAGTAGAATTTGAATCAAATATTTATCGTGTATTTTGCTGTTTTGACAAAGGTAAACTTGTTGTATTGTTCAATGGATTTCAAAAGAAAACACAAAAAACACCCAAGAAAGAAATTGAAAGAGCAATGAAACTAAAGAAAGAATATTTTGAATCTAAAAAATAGAAATTATGACTGATTATACAGGAGTACAGACTTTTGACGAATTAATTGAAAGGGAGCATGGAAAGATTGGAACTGAAACTCGTAATGAATATGAAGAGCGAGCACAAATGTTTATTGTTAGTGAAATGTTGAAAGAAGCCAGAACGGATGCAAAAATGACTCAAGAACAACTTGCTATAAAAGCAGGTACTAAAAAAAGTTATATCTCAAAGATTGAAAATGCAAAGGGAAATATTCAGCTTTCGACATTAATAAGAATTTTTGAAACAGGACTTAATCGAAAAATTGGATTAACATTTTTGTAACAATTACCCACTCTAATCAAGTAGGTAAATGGGAATTTCATCCCTAAACTTCTCACAACTTGTCCCGCTTCAGCGGGAAAATCGTATTCCAATGGAATAATCTACAAAGTTATATGGCAATACCGTTACTGTTTACAATAACGATAAAAAAATTGATGACATAGCTTTTTTTCAAAAGCACTCATTATTGTGATGAACCTAATTTCTTATTCAAAAGTACAATATTTTTTATCAAAGTAGGCAGTTTCCTTTTAGGAATATTTTTTGTTAAGCAATTTTTGTAAATTTGCAATTATAAACAAAACTGCTATAAAGATATGAAGAAAACAATTGTTATTATTGGAGTTGTAATTTTAATTTTATTGAGTACTGTAATAGCTATCCCTATTATTTTCAAAGGAAAAATTATTGAAACAGTAAAAACCGAAGTAAACAAAAATTTGAATGCTATTGTTGATTTTGACAATGATATAAAATTAAATATGATAAGAAGTTTTCCTGATTTTTATTTAAAAGTAAAGGATCTAAAAGTTGTAAATAAAAAACCATTTGAAGGTGATACTTTAGCAAGTATTGGCTCATTAAGCTTAAGATTAGATATTTGGAAAGCAATAAAAGGTAATATTGGAATAAAATCTTTTCAACTGAAAAATCCTAATATTTATCTCCACGTTTTGGATGATACTGTAAATTTTACAGCTAATTGGGATATTACAATACCTTCGGAAGAAGTGGAGGAAGAAGAAGAAAGCACCGATGAAGAATCAACTTTTAACCTGCCTGTGAAAAGTTATAAAATTGTGAATGCGAATTTAACTTATAATGATGAACTATCGGAAATGTTTATTGAAACAAAAGGGTTAACACATGAGGGAAGTGGTGATTTTTCAATGGAGGTTTTTAATCTGAAAACAAAAACCGATATCGAAAAAATGACTTTTAAATATGAAGGGATTCCTTTTATAAGCAAAGCAAAAATAATGTTTAAGGCAGATTTGAACATTGACCTTGGCAAGATGAAATTTACCTTTAAAGAAAACAAATTTTTATTAAATAACCTTGCTTTAAACTTTGACGGATTTATTGCTATGCCTGATGAGAATATTGAGGTTGACTTAAGCTTTGATGCTCCGGGTACTGATTTTAAAGATTTAATTTCAATGATACCTGCAATTTATAAAACAGAATTTAAACAACTTACTGCCAAAGGAAAAATGAATTTTAACGGCTGGGCAAAAGGTGTTTACAATGATGAGATGATGCCTGCATTTGAAATAAATCTTGGTGTAAAAAACGGAATGTTCAAATATCCTGATTTGCCTGCACAAGTAAACAATGTGAATGTTGACTTAAACATAAAAAGTCCTGATGCAAATATTGACCACATGCTTATCAACTTAAAAAAGTTTCATGCAGAATTAGGAAAAGAGCCTATTGATGCATCTATATTTGTAAAAACAGTTGACAGCGACCCTTATATTGATGCGAAAATTAAAGGGAAAATCGACCTTTCGCAGGTAAAAAATTATGTTGAACTGGATGAAGAATTAAAATTATCAGGAATTGTAAATGCAGATGTTCATGTTAAAGGAAATTCTTCAGCAATTGAAAATGAACAATATTCAAAGTTTTACGCAGTAGGAAATGTTAACATAAATAATATTGATTATTTTTCTGAGGAGATAAATAAAAGTGTGAAAATACCTGTAATGCAACTTGCTTTCTCTCCCGAAGTTGTGGCGTTGAAAGCTTTTAAAATGCACATTAACAAAAACAATCTTGAAGCAAAAGGCGACTTGAAAAACTTCATTCCTTATCTTTTTGAGAAAGGAACTCTTCAAGGGAATTTGAACCTGAGTTCATCATATTTTAATCTTAATAATTTGCTTAGCTCAATGCCCGAAAGTGATAAAGAAAATGTAGGGAAAGAAAATGATACAAGTTCACAAAGCATTGAAACTGTTGAGTTACCTGAAAATGTTGAACTTTACATGAATGCTTCTTTTTCAAGACTTATTTATGATGAGTTTGACATGAAAAATGCAAACTGCAATATTATTTTAAAGGATGAAGAATTAACAATCAAAAATTTAAGCACTAATGTTTTTGGTGGTAGCATGGAAGTAAATGGATTTTACAGTTCAAAACTGAAAAACAATCCCAATGTTGGTTTTAACCTTGATTTAAAGAATTTTAACATCAAAGAAAGTTTTACAAATTTTGAAGTTATTAGAAAATATGTTCCTATTGCAAAATTTATTGAAGGTGATTTCTCAGGAAAGTTAAATTTTATTTCAACACTGAAAAACAATATGGAACCCGAATACAATAGTATTTTTAGCAGAGGAATTTTATCAATTGATAAAATGAAAGTACAAGAATTCAGACCTCTGATAATACTTGCTGATGCACTACAAATGGAAGAGTTCAAAGAAATGTCAGTAAGCAATATCCATCCTTCTTATAAAATTGAAAACGGTAAGTTTTATTTTACAAAACCATTAAAATTTAGTATTGACAAAACGGATTTTGAAGTAACCGGTTCAAATGGAATTGATAAAAGTATTGATTATGACATAAAAATTCAGATGCCTGCAAAAAAAATTAAAGAGCAATCGGGAAAGCTTTTGAAAGGTTTGCCACATGAAGAATTGAGACAAATTCTTTTGTCGGAGAAGGTTACTATTTATGCAAAAATGACAGGAACAATTGATAATCCTAAAATTAAAACTTCAATAAAAAGGATGCTTGCCGACAAAAAGGAAGATATAAAACAAAAAGCAAAGAAAGAGCTGGAAAAGAGAAAAGAAGAAATGGAAAAGCAACTTAAAGAAGAAGTTGATAAAAAGAAAAAGGAACTGGAGGATAAAGCAAGAAAGGAAGCTGAAAAGAAAAAGAAAGAACTTGTAGAAAAAACAAAAAAAGAGCTTGAAAAGAAGAAAAAACGATTAGAGGAAGAAGCTAAGAAAAAATTGGAAGAAGAAGCAAAGAAAAAGCTTAAAGGCTTGTTTGACAAATAGTTTTGATTTTGAAGTTATATGAAATCTTACATAATTTTATTTTTATTAATTCTAATTTCATTTAGTTCTTTTGCACAACTTGTAAATGTTGAAAAAAAAAGAATTGGTAATGAGAAAAAAGGACTGCAAGGAAAGGTAGATTTAAGCGTTAATTTCACTAAAAATAACAGTGAAATACTTTTGATAAAAAACACAAACCATTTGCAATATTTTTATAAAAAAAACAAATTCTTACTATTCAATGAATTCAGCAGGATAAAGGCTGATAATAAAAGTTATTTGAATGATGGTTTTTTTCATTTTAGATATAACTACAATTTTGAAAAAAGCTTTATTGTTGGCGAGGCTTTCACTCAATATCAATACAACAAAGTAAAGAAATTAAAGCATAGATATTTAATTGGGGCAGGACCAAGATTCAGGATTTTGGATTCAACAAACATAAGGTTATTTAGCGGTCTGCTTTATATGTATGAATATGAAATGTTAACAACAAATAATCAAACTTCAAACAAAGTACGATTAAGTGCATATTTGACATTTTCACTAAAAGTTACTGATAAAATTACTTTTAATCACACAACTTATTATCAACCGCATATAATTGATTTTTCAAATTACAGAGTTGCAAGTGAAACAAATTTTACTTTTAAAATATCAGACAAACTTGCTATGAAAATGATTTATACTCTTAATTATGATTCCGAACCACCAACAGGCGTAGATAATTTATTTTATACCATAAGTAACGGACTTAGTTATTCATTTTGATTTTTCAAAAAAGATGCAACAATATTACGTAGATAAAATAGAAGAACAGTTAAAGAAAAAGCTTCCGGGAAAAGCTTCACAAAATAAAATGGCATCTTCAATAAGGATACAACATGAAATAGAGATGTTGAAAATAAAAGTACCAAAGCATAGTTCAATATTACTTCTTCTATATCCCAATGATAATAATTTATTTACAGTGTTAATTCAGAGGAATGCTTATGAGGGAGTTCACTCAAATCAGGTTAGTTTTCCCGGTGGGCAAAAAGAAAAAAATGACACGAATTATCTAACAACAGCTTTGCGTGAAGCAGAGGAAGAAATTGGAATTGACACGTCAAAAATAAAAATCTTAGGTGAATTAACAGATTTGTATGTGCCTCCAAGCAATTTTATCATTCATCCTTTTGTAGGATATTGTGAAAAAACTCCAATTTTTACTCCTCAGAAAAATGAAGTAAAAGAAATTCTTAAAGTTCCAATAGCTGATTTGCAAAATCGAAAAAATATTAAAAACAAAATAATGGAATGGGAAATAGGAGGTTTTTATGAAACAAAATATTATGATATTTGCAATAAAGTAGTATGGGGTGCAACAGCAATGATTATCAGTGAATTTATGGATGTAATTAAAAAATAAAAGCCACCAATTCACTAATAATTTCATTCGTGCATTCGCTACAATAAATATAAAAGCCACTAATTCACTAATATTCATTCGAGCATTCGTAGCAAAAAACAAAAAATCATTAATCTTCATTCGTGTATTCGTGGCAAAAAATATAAAAGCCACTAATTCACTAATCTTCATTCGAGCATTCGTAGCAAAAAACAAAAAATCATTAATCTTCATTCGTGCATTCGTGGCAAAAAACAAAAAATCATTAATCTTCATTCGAGCATTCGTAGCAAAAAATATAAAAGCCACTAATTCACTAATAATTTTTTTCGTGCATTCGTGGCAAAAAATATAAAAGCCACTAATTCACTAATCTTCATTCGAGTATTCGTAGCAAAAAATATAAAAGCCACTAATTCACTAATATTCATTCGAGCATTCGTGCCAAAAAACAAAAAATCATTAATCTTCATTCGTGCATTCGTGGCAAAAAACAAAAAATCATTAATCTTCATTCGTGCATTCGTGGCAAAAAAAAATATTTCTATTTTTGCATGAATAAAGCATTATGAAAATTTTAGGAATATCAGCATTTTACCATGATTCGGCAGCTTGCATAATTGAAAATGAAAAAATTATTGCTGCTGTTCAGGAAGAGCGATTTACAAGAAAAAAACATGATAGTTCTTTCCCTGTTAACGCTATAAAATTTTGCCTTAAAGAAGCAAATATTTCAATTAATGAAATTGATGCAATTGCATTTTATGATAAAGCATTCCTGAAATTTGAACGTTTACTTGAAACTTATTATTCCTACGCTCCCAAAGGATTACTTTCTTTTTTAAAAAGTATGCCTATCTGGATAAAAGAAAAATTATTTATTAAAAAACTAATTTTTGACGAACTAAAAAAGATAGAAAAATTTGATAAAAAAAATATAAAATTACTTTTTCCTGAGCATCATTTATCACATTCCTCAAGTGCTTTTTATCCATCACCTTTTAAAGAAGCCGCAATTGTTACAGTTGATGGAGTTGGCGAATGGGCAACAGCATCTATTGGTTATGGCTATGAAAATAAAATAAAAGTTTATAAAGAATTACATTTCCCTCATTCTGTTGGTTTGTTGTATTCCGCTTTTACATATTTTTTAGGATTTAGAGTAAACTCAGGTGAATACAAGCTTATGGGACTTGCACCTTATGCCGATAAAAATTCTGAGCAGGCAAAAGATTTTATAAAAAAGATAAAAGATAATTTAGTTGAAATTAAGGATGACGGTTCGGTTTTTCTTGAGCAGAAATACTTTGGATATTCTACAGGACTCAAAATGATTAATGAAAATAAGTGGGGAAAACTTTTCGGTTTTGCTGTTCGCCATCCTGAATCCCAGATTGAAAATCATCATGCAAATCTTGCTTTTGCCATTCAGTCTGTAACCGAAGAAATTGTTTTTAAAATGGCAAAAGAAGCAAAAAAACTAAGTAATTCAAAAAACTTATGTCTTGCCGGTGGTGTTGCTTTAAACTGTGTATCAAACGGTAAAATATTAAGTTCAGGATTATTCGAGAATATTTTTGTTCAACCGGCAGCAGGTGATGCAGGTGGAGCATTAGGAAGTGCTTTTGCAACATATCACATATTTTTTAACAAGGATAGAAAAATTACTGATGAAGATAAAATGCAAGGAGCTTTGCTTGGCAATTCCTATGATAACGCTTCTATTGAAAAAGCATTAAAAGAAAGTAAAGTTGACTATGAATATTTTGATAGTTTTGAAAAGCTAAGTAAAGGAACCGCAAAATTATTATCAGAAGGAAATATCATTGGTTGGTTCAGAGGCAAAATGGAATTTGGTCCAAGAGCACTCGGAAATAGAAGTATTCTTGCTGATGCAAGAAATATTGAAATGCAGAGAAAATTAAACTTAAAAATAAAAAACAGAGAGAGTTTCAGACCTTTTGCTCCGGTTGTAATGAGTGAGCATGTATCGGATTATTTTGAAATAAATACTGACTCTCCTTACATGCTTTTTACCGTTGATGTTGCCAAAAATAAAAGGAAAGAAAAGCCTAAGGGATTTGAACAATTGTCAATTAAGGAAAAACTAAAAATCCCACTTTCTCAAATTCCTGCCGTAACCCATGTTGATTATTCTGCACGAATTCAAACTGTAAACAAAAAAATAAATAATGATTTTTGGGAACTTTTAAATGCGTTTAAAAACTTAACAGGAGATGCTATTTTAGTAAATACAAGTTTTAATGTAAGAGGCGAACCCATAGTTTGCACTCCCAAAGAGGCAATTCAATGCTTTAAAAATACTGAAATGGATGTTGTTGTAATTGAGAATTATTTGATAAAAAAATAAAGAGTAAAATTTACTCCTTAAAAACCTTCAATATTTTAGACTCANNNNNNNNNNNNNNNNNNNNNNNNNNNNNNNNNNNNNNNNNNNNNNNNNNNNNNNNNNNNNNNNNNNNNNNNNNNNNNNNNNNNNNNNNNNNNNNNNNNNTGTTGAAATAAATTTAACAACTTCATAAGTTTTGTTGTTGTAGTCAAACTTGTAGATATTGGATTTATCAGCACATTGTGAGTAAACAACTGTAATTGCTAAGAAGAACAGAATAAATAAACTTATTTTTTTCATTTTTTATAAAATTTTATAAAATAATATTTTTGCAAAAGTATTAATTTCTAAGGCATTTAAACGGTTGGCAATAAAAAACATAGGGCATTTCAAAGCT carries:
- a CDS encoding AsmA-like C-terminal region-containing protein — translated: MKKTIVIIGVVILILLSTVIAIPIIFKGKIIETVKTEVNKNLNAIVDFDNDIKLNMIRSFPDFYLKVKDLKVVNKKPFEGDTLASIGSLSLRLDIWKAIKGNIGIKSFQLKNPNIYLHVLDDTVNFTANWDITIPSEEVEEEEESTDEESTFNLPVKSYKIVNANLTYNDELSEMFIETKGLTHEGSGDFSMEVFNLKTKTDIEKMTFKYEGIPFISKAKIMFKADLNIDLGKMKFTFKENKFLLNNLALNFDGFIAMPDENIEVDLSFDAPGTDFKDLISMIPAIYKTEFKQLTAKGKMNFNGWAKGVYNDEMMPAFEINLGVKNGMFKYPDLPAQVNNVNVDLNIKSPDANIDHMLINLKKFHAELGKEPIDASIFVKTVDSDPYIDAKIKGKIDLSQVKNYVELDEELKLSGIVNADVHVKGNSSAIENEQYSKFYAVGNVNINNIDYFSEEINKSVKIPVMQLAFSPEVVALKAFKMHINKNNLEAKGDLKNFIPYLFEKGTLQGNLNLSSSYFNLNNLLSSMPESDKENVGKENDTSSQSIETVELPENVELYMNASFSRLIYDEFDMKNANCNIILKDEELTIKNLSTNVFGGSMEVNGFYSSKLKNNPNVGFNLDLKNFNIKESFTNFEVIRKYVPIAKFIEGDFSGKLNFISTLKNNMEPEYNSIFSRGILSIDKMKVQEFRPLIILADALQMEEFKEMSVSNIHPSYKIENGKFYFTKPLKFSIDKTDFEVTGSNGIDKSIDYDIKIQMPAKKIKEQSGKLLKGLPHEELRQILLSEKVTIYAKMTGTIDNPKIKTSIKRMLADKKEDIKQKAKKELEKRKEEMEKQLKEEVDKKKKELEDKARKEAEKKKKELVEKTKKELEKKKKRLEEEAKKKLEEEAKKKLKGLFDK
- a CDS encoding carbamoyltransferase, whose product is MKILGISAFYHDSAACIIENEKIIAAVQEERFTRKKHDSSFPVNAIKFCLKEANISINEIDAIAFYDKAFLKFERLLETYYSYAPKGLLSFLKSMPIWIKEKLFIKKLIFDELKKIEKFDKKNIKLLFPEHHLSHSSSAFYPSPFKEAAIVTVDGVGEWATASIGYGYENKIKVYKELHFPHSVGLLYSAFTYFLGFRVNSGEYKLMGLAPYADKNSEQAKDFIKKIKDNLVEIKDDGSVFLEQKYFGYSTGLKMINENKWGKLFGFAVRHPESQIENHHANLAFAIQSVTEEIVFKMAKEAKKLSNSKNLCLAGGVALNCVSNGKILSSGLFENIFVQPAAGDAGGALGSAFATYHIFFNKDRKITDEDKMQGALLGNSYDNASIEKALKESKVDYEYFDSFEKLSKGTAKLLSEGNIIGWFRGKMEFGPRALGNRSILADARNIEMQRKLNLKIKNRESFRPFAPVVMSEHVSDYFEINTDSPYMLFTVDVAKNKRKEKPKGFEQLSIKEKLKIPLSQIPAVTHVDYSARIQTVNKKINNDFWELLNAFKNLTGDAILVNTSFNVRGEPIVCTPKEAIQCFKNTEMDVVVIENYLIKK
- a CDS encoding ATP-binding protein, coding for KFLNDLDALYAHIISQLDLSKPCYVFLDEVQNVNEFERLVDGLFVKPNIDVYITGSNAFLLSGELATLLSGRYIEISILPFSFKEYLVARKIDTSNRYLNYEALFFDYINETSLPKGVELREGGFDKIYEYLEAIYATIIEKDITQRHQINDKRAFGNITKFVASNIGNPLSPGNIAKTLKQDGQHTHNMTVEKYLEYLTASFIFYKVNRFDLKGKKQLATQEKYYLVDIGLLNILVGKERTTDRGHILENIVYLELLRRGNKIWTGTTRNNEVDFVCKTTTGNIEYYQVAWQMTSESTVEQEFSALEKINDNYPKFLLTTDSFTQNRSGIQHLNVFNWLLDMNEK
- a CDS encoding helix-turn-helix transcriptional regulator, producing MTDYTGVQTFDELIEREHGKIGTETRNEYEERAQMFIVSEMLKEARTDAKMTQEQLAIKAGTKKSYISKIENAKGNIQLSTLIRIFETGLNRKIGLTFL
- a CDS encoding CoA pyrophosphatase, with product MQQYYVDKIEEQLKKKLPGKASQNKMASSIRIQHEIEMLKIKVPKHSSILLLLYPNDNNLFTVLIQRNAYEGVHSNQVSFPGGQKEKNDTNYLTTALREAEEEIGIDTSKIKILGELTDLYVPPSNFIIHPFVGYCEKTPIFTPQKNEVKEILKVPIADLQNRKNIKNKIMEWEIGGFYETKYYDICNKVVWGATAMIISEFMDVIKK
- a CDS encoding type II toxin-antitoxin system RelE/ParE family toxin encodes the protein MRRTIKFHGNNFLDFYSKLDLKVKAKFQYVLELIKQVERVPLKFLAPMTGYNGLFEVKVEFESNIYRVFCCFDKGKLVVLFNGFQKKTQKTPKKEIERAMKLKKEYFESKK
- a CDS encoding DUF481 domain-containing protein, with protein sequence MKSYIILFLLILISFSSFAQLVNVEKKRIGNEKKGLQGKVDLSVNFTKNNSEILLIKNTNHLQYFYKKNKFLLFNEFSRIKADNKSYLNDGFFHFRYNYNFEKSFIVGEAFTQYQYNKVKKLKHRYLIGAGPRFRILDSTNIRLFSGLLYMYEYEMLTTNNQTSNKVRLSAYLTFSLKVTDKITFNHTTYYQPHIIDFSNYRVASETNFTFKISDKLAMKMIYTLNYDSEPPTGVDNLFYTISNGLSYSF